GTAACATTATCCtttgtttttaaataattttgtcAACATACATAAGGAATAGGGAATAGAAAATTGACCTTCCAGAAGTACTGGCACAAACAGTGTCGTTAGAGAACGGACGAACATATGGCCCTGCCTGAAAAAGAGTGTTTTGGAGAGGCCTTAGCCATGTCAGATGTCATAACATAATCTCAGGCAGAAAGTGTATTTCCAGTGAATGTTTGGAAACAAGAGTGATAAAGTATAAATTCTGAGGATTTATAGAAGGGTCATTCCATATTAAATCAGATAAGGATGTCTCAGATTTTGCACAAACTTTGTCTATATCATGAATCAATGGgtcccaaaaccaaggcctgtatAATATTTGATTATTTATATTATGTTTGACAGCCTGAAAAACACATTATCTGTTAACACATCTAGTTTTACCCTTACTTTATCCATGTTCCTATGCTATGATGATTATTTACAGACAATATACTGGTCAATGCCATGTGGGTACAAAAACTAGTTTATAACACTCTCTATTATAAAAAGTAGTTTATAATACTCCCTAATCACTTTCTTTCGCACTTTGCTCTGAATAGGGCCCTCATAAAATCAATGGCATGCATTACAAACATTTAAtggtccagtcatactgagaatAATGGTCATCTTCCACCCTACAAAGTTTGGCCCAAAGATtatagaacagagctctgttctagaatctttggtttggCCGTGCTAGTAGTAATACTTTTTGATACATCAATGTCTAAACATGGCTCACAATAAAAGGCATTTTTTAATCCAAGGGCATagaaaatatgaaaacattggaattGAACAAAAACATTTCACAAGTCTTCACTTTGGAACCTAAACATTATGTAAACAAACTTTAAGCAAAATCTGAGAAACTGTTTTCATGGATATGGTCTGGTATGACATTGAATGAACCAGACCAAACACAGAACATGATGCCAATGTAATCACACAGGCTACCATTCGATAACTGTCCGCTTGTGTCAGATAATAATTGATGTTCTCTTTTTATCTCTATTTCCAACTGAAGGTTATGGAAACTATGCAAGATATTCATGCTTGGTATCTGTGGCATTTTAAAGAGACTATGCTCTGTTAACACTGATTTATATACTTAAACCACTGAAGATCAAGTCACACTCTTCAGGAGATACAATATTAGGCCTCGATGGACTGCATAAACTTCAGTAATAATGCACAAGTCAATAAAGACTTCAACTAACTACAAAACTGAAAACTGTGTGTGACTAAGTTAACACATCAGagcttgttttttgtattgCAGGACTCCCCATAGCATACACGTACTAGAGGTTTTAAAACAACGAATAGTGTTGTGAAATACAGACTAATATACATAGGTCTTTTTTGCTGTTACATGTGTGCTACACAGCTAACTATTTTATCACGAAATAGGCGTGGCGCAGTGTTCCCTTCAACCGCTTCAATGGTTATGGTAAATAACGTCAAACGGATGCGCCATGTGCGATTTGAAAGCTCAAAAAAACTCGTATTAAATAGAATGGCCTTCTCCATTGAGTGACTGGAGACTAGTAGGCTACCTGATTAAACGGTCCCATTGATTTCTCGTTGCAGCAACCTTTTATGAAAGACAAATAACAATCACGTGGCGTGCTTTTTGAAGTTTAACTTTTGTGGAATGGTCGATTTGTTTGTGCAAACATTTAACGTTACTTTCATCACAATGGTTCTGAATTATTACTAAATTATCACGATTGATGTCAATCATTCACTGTCAGAGAAAGTGAGAATAAAcgtgtgatttattttccctTAACGTTACTCACCTTCGTCCGTCCGTTTATTTTGTAGTTGCCCAGGTTACCATTACAGTGTCGGACTAGGTCGTCCATTCTACTCATCAGAAAAGCTATTTTCTCGCAGCCGGGTTCTCTTCCCTCAATCCAAGTAATTTTGTCCCCTCTTATGTCTTTGGAAGAATCGCTTTTCTGACTGACAAGCTGCCCGTCGGTAAATTTTCCGCTCTGGTGCAGGGCTTTGACATCCTCTAGAATATTTAGACCAGTCTCTTCGCCGAGGAAGTTGTCAACGACGCAAATGCCATGCTTGTTCATACATGGAACTATATATTCCATGGCCAGTCTTTGCGGGGGGGACCTCGTTTGTCCGTTGGGCTTGGTGTTGTTGGTAATTCCGTCCCCCGCTTGTTTGTCATCGTCTACACCACCCGAGCTCGTCGCTGAAGTGATAAAATCTTTCATTCTTTCACCGTCGGACGGTGGGTTGGTAGGGCCCGTTTGTGAGGTGCTCTGCGTAGCCGCGTTGCTCTGCTTGGCACTATTCTTTCGCGACAGCCGCGGCTGCCCCTCTTTCGCTTGCCGGGGAGGCTGCGCTGGTTCGGGTTGCGCTGGTCCTGGCTGCGCCGGACACTGAGATTTATCGGATTCCTTCTTGCATACTCGCTTATGCTTGGTCCAGTCCTGTATCTGGTGCTCCTTGCTACAGTAGAAAGAATTTCGACACCGGCCGCACTTCAGGAGGTTCTCCATTTTACCACAAAGTTCACAGTATTGGCGGTCCCGGTCCAGATCGGTCCCGGTTTCCTCCTTGGAGCTTCCCTTTTCCATAGCGAAGGTTTAACCGTCCAGAGAGCTCTTTCCCTTTAAATTCACCGCTTTCCTTGCCCCACTGCTACCATGCAAGTTTGGAGTGTCCACCTTAACGACGCTAGCGCTAGCGAGAATGGTATGTCCGCCTTCGCCCCGCCGCCAAACAATAACATCACACGCACTTTGTTGCTCACTCTTCATGTATATCCGTAGGTACAAAATAACTCCCGTGCTTTACTGCATATTGTCTATTAACTTCTAGGTTCGCCCAAAAACGAGTATCAGCCCAGCGGGGACGCATGGCGCCAGCCGTTCCTCTTTTTTCTTCGCTCCCCTCACGTCCTCCAAACCCTGCCCCTGACGTCAGCACATTTTAGGGCGGAACAAACTTCAGGCCCAATCAGAGCCCACACTTACCAATGACACAGCAGAGTATGCAAGGGAAAGGATTACAAAAAGTTCACTGCGAATTGTAGGTTAGGctacgtttctaaatcatttcacaCACGTAACTTCTTTTATTAAAGGATTTCATGCGTTATTTCACCATGCCACTGATGTTGTTTCTCTGCATGTGACTCACTGGCGAATGCATTTATAGACCTGTTATGCCTATCCCCTAAAATAGGTTCTGTTATGTAATTAGATATCTCATAATATTACCGTTATGCAATTTGGTCGTGGTAGATATGTTGTATAAAACTATGGTGTaaccatgggcggattatgaacttttgggcccctgggcccagatgtattaagggccccccacttattgttgtatatgtgggaggggggggtttgggggtcctcccccagaaatgttttaatttgtttgatgtgatttcctgtattctggtggattttggggatggccaatactaaattcactcagattcatagcctacatcctgatttgttgatattgaggcaatgattccctgcaaaggcttgggctttagggccccctgaccccttgggcccctgggcctgggcccggtaggcccgtgcagtaatccatccctgggtgtaatgtttgtttatttatttatgtatttatgtatttgttttatatgGGCCTATTATAAAATGGGGAAACGAGAGAACTGTAAGCCAGAAAAAAGAGGAAACTTAAACCTAGGCTTAAGTCCTACCGATAACATTAATTTGCTCATAGTTTACAGAAAGTGAAATGTTCTATATTATTCAGTTAAAGTCAATGATAAATGTACCAAAAACACTATGATGATTAAGGATAGTGTAGTTAAAGGCTGAAATATCTACATATTGCATTTTGAAGATGGGAATATACTTAGTGTGTGGATGCAAGTATGCTGTGCTCtctgctttgtttgtgtgtgtgtgtgtgtgtgtgtctgagtacaTGCACGCTTATACTGTATCCTCATCACGTTAGAGCAATACAATTAGGCATGTACTAATATAGTCCCTCTTCACAGTGTCAGAGCCTTGTTCATTAGTATTGTTCTGTCTTGTCACCTTATCACAAGTCAAAACTAACTATTTCTAGTAGGCCTATAATTCcctgatactgtgtgtgtgtgtgtgtgtgtgtgtgtgtgtgtgtgtgtgtgtgtgtgtgtgtgtgtgtgtgtttgacttgagATACTCCACTTTCCCACCAGTATCTACGTGTTTATGAAGCAGTCGGAGCCAGACACTTCGTCTGCCAGGGTTTTttatcccttttttttttttttttttgagggaaTCATTAGATGTTTTTATCAGGCGTTTATGTGGTTATTTGCAGGCCCTGGAAGTGGCTAAGCAAGATTAATGGCCCAGAGAAATTGCTTGATAGTATTCAACGACGTGACTTTAGGCACTTCCCACAGAGTCAAAGAAGAgcctttttttgtattattttattttgttgtgtttgtttcctTTTGAGGGATATCATTTTATTTACATGGTATTTCAAACAagtttatagatagatagatagatagatagatagatagatagatagatagatagatagatagatactttattgatccccaggggaaattcaagaatgaagATTATGAAGTTTATCTTATATAGAATAAAATACATGCAGTTTTATGCAACTCATATCTCCTAGTTTGTACAGCCtcacgctcactcactctctctgtggtATGGTACAAACAAAGTAGAAATTACAAGAAAATATTCTGGACTTCTCAAAGCTCAAACTATTTTGTCTTATAGTTCTCCTTGCAGAACCTGAAGGAGAGCATGGTGTAgaaccaaagtgtgtgtgtgtatgtgtgtgtgtgagagagagagagacagagagagggagctgcTGCTGGCATCATGCCCCCTTATCTGTCTTTATCAGCGGGCTCTGGCTGTGCTCAGCCAAACAGTGTCAGCTTTGTTCTGAATCCTCTGAGCTCTGCCATGGTGCCCATACCGTAccgactgctgctgctgctgccgctgtgcCCGTGTGTCCctggcatgtgtgtctgtgtttgtggaggtgtttgtgtttttgtgtgtgtgtgtgtgtgtgtgtttctgtgtgtgtgtgtgtgtccgtgtgtccctggcatgtgtgtctgtgtttgtggaggcgtttgtgtgtgtgtgtgtgtgtgtgtttgtgtgtgtgtgtgtgtgtgtgtgtgtgtgtgtgtctgtgtgtgtgtgtgtgtgtgtgtctgtgtgtccctgGCATGAATGCTGTATATTTGGATGAACTGGGCTGTTGGACTGGAAATGAGATGAGTTGATGGGCCCATCCCATTGTTTTGTTTCCTTTAAAGAGCTTTATTATGTTGAAATTAACTTtctccgcacacacaccataatttttaaccacccctacacacacactcacaaacacacacacacacacacacacacacacacacacacacaacacacacacacacacacacacacacaccacacacacacacacacacagacaggtgtcCCAGTCTGTAAATGTGTCCTTGTCCTCAAACTCCTC
This window of the Alosa alosa isolate M-15738 ecotype Scorff River chromosome 7, AALO_Geno_1.1, whole genome shotgun sequence genome carries:
- the egln1b gene encoding egl nine homolog 1b; its protein translation is MEKGSSKEETGTDLDRDRQYCELCGKMENLLKCGRCRNSFYCSKEHQIQDWTKHKRVCKKESDKSQCPAQPGPAQPEPAQPPRQAKEGQPRLSRKNSAKQSNAATQSTSQTGPTNPPSDGERMKDFITSATSSGGVDDDKQAGDGITNNTKPNGQTRSPPQRLAMEYIVPCMNKHGICVVDNFLGEETGLNILEDVKALHQSGKFTDGQLVSQKSDSSKDIRGDKITWIEGREPGCEKIAFLMSRMDDLVRHCNGNLGNYKINGRTKAMVACYPGNGTGYVRHVDNPNGDGRCVTCIYYLNKDWDAKDHGGLLRIFPEGKAQFADIEPKFDRLLFFWSDRRNPHEVQPAYATRYAITVWYFDADERARAKEKYLTGAGEKGVKVELNKPSEPS